A segment of the Terribacillus aidingensis genome:
ATTACTACTTATCTGGCCAACGAAGAATAATCTCCTGCTGCTGCTTTTCAATACCATCAGTTATTTAGTATGTATTTGGAACAGTTATTATTGGAATACGAGATTTACGTTCCGTAAGCAGAAAAAATCAAGCAGAGCAGAGAAAAGTCTGTTCTTTGCGCAAGCTTTAGTTGCATTAGTAATCAGCAATCTTGTTTTCATCGCGGGTCTAGCTATCCTCCGAACAATTACGTTTGTATCCTTCCCGGCATATATTGATAATAATATAGCCAAAGGAGCAGCCATGTTCCTCTCTTCGGCCAGCAGCTTCCTATTCATGAAGTACATTGTGTTCAAGAGAAAAAAATAGGCGTATACCATGCGGTATACGCCTATTTTCATGCCTGGATATAAGCCGCACGTCGATCAACGAGTGCTTGACTAGCATGGTCGAGATTACGGACATCCACCTGAATGCCATATTCCCTATATTTCAG
Coding sequences within it:
- a CDS encoding GtrA family protein encodes the protein MLKRTRTQILQFTSIGVLNAAVDLVVLNILLLIWPTKNNLLLLLFNTISYLVCIWNSYYWNTRFTFRKQKKSSRAEKSLFFAQALVALVISNLVFIAGLAILRTITFVSFPAYIDNNIAKGAAMFLSSASSFLFMKYIVFKRKK